The genomic segment aaaagttgttaatggTTAATATGTTAATCACCAGCAATATTTAAAGTTAATGAACCATAATGGGTCATTACTTTGAACGTTGATTGGGATTAACACCTTCATTCtatacttagttttttttttcaagattcaaATCTTCTTTTGAAATGCATAAGTCATATCCATCAATAATTCCTAGTATTAATGAATCCTTAAAGGGCATTACTCTTAGGTATCGATTATGGGTATCAAAGTGAAACATTTAtgtatgatataaatattttgtccTTGAATGATTATCGATTGACAATGGTTTTGCATACATAAGTCTTCACTGACCGGTGTGCATAAATATAGATTAAAGGAAACATTCTAAAACTGAaccattaatattattgttcATAGTAGCAAAACATCCCCATATTGCATAAACATAATGTTTGGCAACAACTCTTTCTAGGACGAGAATTGGGTTCAGTGAGCCTAATAAGGGCCCACTTAATTAATCATTGACATGACTTGATAAATTATTGTGGGTTATAGGTAATGGTCAGGAATAAACTGTTGTAAATACATCAATTTATTAAGTAAttttggaaatgaaaaaaatgacctGGACTTAGAAAAAATAGGATCAAACCCTTACCTAGATTTTAACTCATTATAGTAGACCTATTTTCACCCATGTTGATAGATTATTGGTATTAGACAATTGACCCATTATGAATAGAAGAcaaacaacaatgcaacttacttTAGGTAGGATGTTttagggtgataatatcttttctttaacATAACCAGTCAATTACTTTAGAACTTTGAATACCAATTAAGATTTCTAATGATCATAATACTAAttgactattattttttttatataagttttagaCCTTTCtcccatttaataaaaaaattctttcctttatagtaaaaaaaagggtttcCACGATGTTAGATGTGATAGAATGACAACTCAACTAGGAACTTTAGAACTAAGCTTTGCTTTCTTATCTTTTATCATTAAtgtgctttttattttatttaatttactttaatttatttgttattttctcagtttaacatttatattttattctgtcATGAATATATTAGATGTGAATCCATGCCTTCATACAAACACAACACCATGTGAGAGCACACACTTTACTTTAGGTTAGGTGGGTAAGTAGCAATACCTCAATGACTATCAACTTAGGTAAGACTTTTGAAACCATCAACTCATGTCTGATTGTCAACTTGGATATGGTTAGTATGCCTAGGTAACATGCTAATGACCTATGCTTTCACACATCTTGTAGACCTCATCTCGACTTTTAAAGGATGGTCACTGGCTATCAAGAGATCTTTTGTGACCAATTAATAAGTAATCCCATTCATGCATGTAATGGTTAGAACTTTTCTTTAGGGTGTGTTTTTGTACTATCATCACTCTATATTCAATGTCTAGCTTGTATcattacatattttatttatttttatttttatatatgttaagcTCAGTTTATAGGTAAAATATAGGTATCTTAAAATCCATCCCTTCTACAAAATGTACAATACCTCAAGAGATTCAGAATAGACAAATGAGAGACAAAAGAAAGAACTCGATAAAGGTAGAATCAAgtcaactttttaaaaataaaatgactcaGCTAACTAATcttctaaaacaaattattttctttgaaaggTCTAAGAGAGGACCACTACACATAGAAACTAATAATATGAAGTTCAATATGGAAATACCTCTCTCTCATTCTTCTACAATATCCAAAACCTCTCTAATGATTCCTTCTCTTTATCCCTCCACACACCCTTATTAAAAGAGAATATGGTTTGCCTCACATGTTAACCAACTTAGTTACGAcacataattgttttaaaataattaaaaacatatattaaggTTATTTGCTGTTTATATAAACAGTAAAACACCATATGAAATCCCAATTATATTAGAGTATTTAGATAATAATTTTCTTGTCACATTTGTATgttactaaaaaattataatatttttaaaaaagtttttcaatattttaatattaatataatatgtcAACAAATATCTTGATTATTGTATCCTATTAAATTATACTAACAGAACTTGGTTTTCATTTTAACAACGAACTGTGAAAAGCcaaacacttttttattttgatccttataattttttagaattttttttttttgcaattttatctttcaacattgattttacaaagtatatatttttttaatttttttctatagagttatcctAGTCTCATAATATaggtcacaagttttgcaggGTTAGCCATGTTAactggtttttattttcaatttcatccttcaacattgggttgattaagaattgaactttatatttttctttgattcacTTTTTATAGGatgatttcattcttttaacctgagttttgcaggttaactcgggttgatttaggtatttttttaatccttttattttattttattttcaatttaatcctttaaaatcgagttgatttaaaattagaatatatgattttttttatttactttctatggagttatcacAGTCTTATGACCCGGGTCGCAAGTTAGGCcaattgactcgagtttttgtttctttttttagttatttttttaaaaaaaaatttatcattcaatgttaggttgattgagaattagacttcataatttattttggtttgcattctatgaggttatcttaatctcatgaaCCGAGTCACGAGTTTGGTTGGTTGACTCgagtgagtttatttttttttggtcttttttaatgtcaaccttcaacattaggttaattgaaaattgaattttctaatttgtttttattttctttctatggagTTACGGGCTTATAACCCatatttgataggttaaccgtaattgaatcaacttgtttttttagttgaattttgttttcaattttatcattcaacattaggttgattaagaattaagtcaaaaaaaaaaattgttttctataGAGTTTTCAGTGTTTCATAAATTGAGTAACAAATTTGATATGTTAACTCAAGTTGATCTAAGTCGATTTAATATattgtcattttaatatttttttaaaaaagatgttatcctaattttttttaagttaaaatatgtttttatcggTCATTAAAGTTATATTTGAATCTGTTAAATTGACTAAATCGCATCAGGTCAATTcctatataatttgttttggctAAAAATCACATTAACAATAACTACATATTTTTTcacgttaaaaaaattgattcgacTTGCAACGTGGCGTGAGCAATAATCTAGTATATGACAACTACATcaccaataaatattatatgtatTATCTAAAAACTTTGTTTACTGAATACTTCAATAACTAAAATTGAAATGAGATTAGTTTTAAGAGAAATGATTTAATCTAATAGACAAGTTTCCAACATGTTTCTATCTTTTCGTATGTTTACTATTTTCTCGTATAATATTCAATTCTTTATTATGTTGTTatatcaagtttttatatcCATCTtgacataattatattttttactctaaaGTTTTCCTTGAACTATACgagaatataattttatattttaaaaaatattttcttattttttaaataaatggtTGAGTaatttcaaacctttttttttaatattttgatcaattttgagctattttactatatataagggtaattttggaatgaaaatatgatttttttaattttaatagaaaaacttGACCGAAGAATATATTGGAATTGTGTActctacaaattaaaaatatagggaTATATTGAAGTCTTActcaattatattaaaacaaattgagtTGCTTATGTTAACTTTTGCAATAtggttggaaaaataaaataaaaatacgatGGTAAacattctaatatttttttttaaaaaaaacattgttttgattataGCAATTTAGTAAAATCTATAGTTGAGAACTCTCACAAAAGttcaagagagaaaaattaatatattattgaatgtcacatattaatattaatattttaatagtgtGAAATCGAAATGTATTTTTCTACATAATTACTATCATCTAGCATATCTAAATTCTTTTGTCTTAAGGAATCCTagattcaaatatataaaatctatttatttatacttaaggttctattaatttttagtatattAATAGCAGCATtagcattttattatttttaagtcattttattttaaataattaattgtatatgatgtgaataaattaattagcaaTACATACACTTTTAAGACTTTTatgaattcttttttgttttttctatattaacAGAATATGTTCAGAAAACAGTACAAATGTCATGAATCATttcattcaaaaaagaaaaaagagaagtaatttttgacaaataaaaattaaataccatataaaaaagattaggatccaattttaatgatattaattttattttctatatcagtagagtttgttaaaaaaataaatatagatgtTATTTCTATTCCTCCAACCCTTCGTCCTTCCTATCCAGCTTTCATTCCTTCTCACAATAGCGAAACTAACGAAAGggtcaatttatatttaacagGATGCTAAAGTTAAGGAGATAATATGGAgagttttaaaacatgagagACTAAGTTATAgctatataaaaattcaagggactaaaaataatttagtaaaaCAAATGCAGGACATAGTTGTCAAATtcggattaattaaaaaaaaaaagatatgggtTAATGGTTTAGTATTTGTTTGGAAGTATGATACAAgttgtgttttaaaatgttttttttttgctaaaaaaatacttcaaaataatattttatttattttttaaaatttatttttaatattagcacatcaaaccaattaaaaaataatttaaaacaaaaaaacttttaaaatttttaaaatgcacGGTTAAACCATGGTTCCAAAATACTTTTTTACTATGGTaacctaattaaatatttttattaaaataatatcattttatttttatttattttatgttaacaaGTAGAGTTTAGCTTTTGGTTTCACTGCATCAACCAAATTACTAATAATATATAGTTGgattaatcaagttttaatagagttaattagattttaaattctaaatttgatgaattaatctattaaaaacccgtttgttttttggtttgaaaaataatattaaaataaatatatatttttttatttttaattaatatttttttgatatttttatattattttaatatataaatataaaaatatctttttaaaaaaatattaatttaatatatttttaaataaaaatatttttaaaaaaactattgattttATATTCCTAAAACTTGGTcgagttttataattatcaGGGAGGAGAGGTATAGAAACtaatagaaaaggagaaaaaaagaaagagggacGCACGCAGGGAGAGAAAGGGGCCCAGTCAATGAAAGAAAAGCGCGTCCGAGTATACGGAAGTGAGGGCCCTCAAATCGCCACTCTCTCTTtcataaactaaactaaactaaactagtCGATATAATATAGAACTCAAAACCTGACCGTTGGCAGTTACAATTCCTTCCTTCCCTCCACAAAAATTATACCAGTACTCACCTACCTACAccccctaataaaattatacaaaactCTTCCTTTCGATAATCACTACCAacatttattaaagaaaaactaaaaaccagGCTTGGGaattgaggagagaaaagataaaaaagagaggaaaagaaagaaaaaaaaacagatcatTAAAGATACACCGAATTTACAAAGCTACTATTTATCGTTAAAAATACTACTGTAAGAGCTTTAAGGAAACCATGTGCGCTTCTCTAATGCAATGACCTTCATCACACATTAGTGCATGTGTCACAAACATTAAACACTTTTTACCCTTTtagttcaatttagtctttgattctttaataactcttcaatttagtcctaaATTTCATCCCATCCTAGTCAAATGAAGGCCCAACAAGGAAGagaagaagggaaagaaaaagaatgagacAAATGAGACAAACAGATTAACTTATTGTGGTCATGTCCATGATTTAAGTTGTAATTTTAACGAGTTAATCCGGATTGACCATAGTCAACTTTATATTTCAATgtctcaatatttaattaaaaaaatatcattttgaatatttttcagGGTCAAACCAAATTGTTACTGGTCGTTTTGGTTATCTTTAAATCCACTAAATCAACTGAGTCATGCCGGGGCAACACCTAcatgtttaatttgaaacttggtCTAAGCAAGGAGCTGGTTTAAGAGATTTCAAGATTAACCTACTAGATCAGGATCAATGACACACTATCAAAGAGTTCCCCACAATCTATACATTCTTTTCTTGTATTTAGAATAACAAAGtcgtataatttttttaaaaagtacgAATAACATTGTCTtagatatttttagttaaaatttcaatcgaatcaacttgatattttatgaatttacaCCTTTTGCTTAAAACAATTATGCTTACAATAACATCCCAATACCTTGAATCTATACCATATATAATATGGGCAACAAAACCAGTTATATCTAAAAATGTTGATAGTTAACTATTGATAAGTTCTAAACATTACTACTTTATCGCATTATCTAAAAATGTGACTATTCTTTGATCTTATAAACTATGTGTAAACTATAAATACAtattataatttgatatattagaCAAAATCAACATTAATGTCTAATACATATATATGTATCTCCATTATATTTCGTTGATATGATAAAATCAACATCTTATatttaacacacacacaaacccTTGTAAATTAGAGAAtgaatgttatgctttgattcCCATGataaaatcaacatattaaaattaaattaaaattaaaaaaatattaaaacaaaacctATTTTTATCTTGGGTTCTATCTTGAAGCAATGTTGATgacattgtttattttataatgctttttttttccttgaacttGATTTCTTCGCTATTTCATCCTCACACTTGATGCTGACATCGATTTACATATtatatttcacttttatttgcATTCTATCATATACGTGAGGTCTCTAGGGTGTTCCATCAATGAATCGaacatcaattttatataaaaaaaagtattttaatttatttctaggAAGAATTGAATGGACAATGctcaaaattaagaaaacaaaataggcatttcatttttattgatcAAAAGGCCAATAAAACTATAGTTTaatctctaaaatttaaatttttatattttttattcctattttttgagaaatttatgTTTAGACCATAAACttaattttgtttgtattttggtCCCTGAGTGTTAAGAAACAGAGAAAgttgctagaaaaaaaaaggagagaaaatattCGGCTATTAACATTTTAGTAACTAAAAAGGCTAATCGTGATATCAACGAGTTCGTTTAAAAGAGTGAGTTCCATGAAAATGGTTTGAGaattttatcttataaaaaaaagagtagatcCAAGCttggaaaaaaagttatttgaatttGTGTAATTTTCTTATTGGATTAATTCTATGGTGTTTTAgagtaaaaaacaagtttacttggtttttagatgttttcacgtgaaacaagttgaaaaataatttttttgagtcTAAAAATCAAAACCTTCACTTTCAGTGGCTGAAATTTAAACTAGATTAATAagaattaatcttaaaaacacTTCACAACATAAAACATATAACTAGTTATGCTTTATACAAATACGTGATTGACTACTAAACCATTGATCCATGGAGTATTTGGACGTGgagtagtaattgttttttaaagtgttttttattttaaaatatattaaaataatttttttttattttttaaaaattattttttatattaatacagtaaaaaaaatctaaaaataagttaatttataaaaaaaaattaaaaaaaacttgaatatttttaaaacatataatttagAGTAGGGCCATAATGTACAAAAGGCAAAATATGTACTCATTAACGGGACCCTTtggaaaataaaccaaaaaaagaaagaaaaataatggcaATCAGAAACAGATAGGTCGCTGGGGTGGCTGGTGGAGGGAGGCtagctagagagagagagagagagagagagagagaaagaaattaagagagataaaaaaactgggaaaacagaaaaaacagaaagttgtaaaaaacaaacaatggtGGAGGAGATCCTCTAACATCATCTAGCAAAGGGCAGtcatagaaaagaaatatatcattattttgttaCTCTagcaaataatattaataaaaaaatcccattatcatttttttgctgccttttcttttttctgttcgAGTCTCTCCATCCATCCACCCAACCCCCTACCAGCCCTCATTGCATTTCATTCTCTTGAAGGATGTTTGGTATCAAAATTGCAATATTGCCCTTAACAACAGCAGCACTAAGGCACCCTTTCTGACCCCTtgtatggtaaattcaacaacccttaaacttttttcttttggattgcTTGTTCTTGAGGGTATTCCTTGATTCTTCATTGTCTGTTAAAAgctttctctccctctctctttttattgtgCCATTCTGTTAACCTTTGTCTTATTTTCCTTCCTGCTGTTGTCTCATTTGCAGCAACATTTTATTGGTTTGGAGATTTAGAGGAAGATTATAGCCTGCTAAGCTAGCCAGGTTATGTGGTCTTTCATGAAAAGGGTGTAGagagttttttaaaacacaaagaTGAGGGACACTGACATGATCAAATGTGAAGGCTTTTCATTTTTTCGTAGCATAGTTGTTAATAGTTGCTTGTAAATTAAAGATTTTGCACCAGTTGTTGTTGTTAGTTGAAAGGGGTGGTTTTGTATAGGAAACCTGGCGATTATTGTTGCTACCTCCACTGCCAACTTTGGTTCATCAAGCAATGAGGGGCAGATGGAACTCAATTGGATTCCGAATTTTGTTCCTCTTGGTTTTGACTCTTAGTCTTGAAAATCAATGCTCCTGGTCGCTTAATGATGAGGGTAATTCTTGTTTTATGCATCCTTGATTTCTGTTTACACgtatattattaaaatgtaCTTGCTGAATCCTGGTTTTGGTAATTGAATGTAATGTGGGGGTACGAAATGCAGGATCGGTTTTGTTGAAATTCCGGGCAAGAGTGGATTTCGATCCTTTTGGTGCCCTTGCAAATTGGAATCCCAACGATATTGATCCTTGCTCATGGTCTGGTGTTCATTGCGTCGCGGGAAAGGTGCAAATACTGTAAGTGGCTATTGATGCTTCCTTTAAAAGAGCTAATAAATACCATTAATCTTATGAAATAGAAAAAGTGAAATTTGTCACTTTATATAGTTGTTTTGTTTCCAATCTTAACTATGGAGGATTTTGCAGACcacttcaattaattttttgttggtgGAATTGTGTGATATTGAGAAGTGTTTGCTGTTGCCTTTCAGAGGTTTTGTTACAGAAAATTTTATGTGGGTGCTGAATGATTGGACATATTAATGTTGTTCAGTGCACTTGTAGGGATCTGAGCGGACTTTCTTTGCAAGGGACATTGGCGCCAGAGCTTGGCAAACTTGTTAACTTAAGATCTCTGTAAGTCTTCATAATTTTGCTGTAATTTCTCTGATGAAACTTGGGGTTTAGTAATTAAGCATTTCATTCTAGTATATGATTAAGCTGTTCAAGCCTCCAAGAATAGAAATGAGCACTGCAATTAGCCAATTTTTACTGATTGAATATGAATTTGGCAAAAGACATATGGGGactgtttggtttttattgttgATAGGCTATCATACATAttctaaaacatgttagtatatAGTGAAGATATTAGATTCAATATCTCTTCCTAATCTCGATGTTTTAGGATTTATGgaaataaatgattttgatattcaGACTTGTTaactattgttttttgtttataggGATCTACAGCTACAATGGAAATTGTATCTCTGATTATGATGTATAGCTTTGTACTTGTAACCTCTGCTGGGTTCTGAAACTAATTGAACTTTCTGATCCTTCCATTACTTTCATGACAGTGTACTCTACCGAAACCATTTCACTGGTACCATTCCTAAAGAGATTGGAGAGCTCAGAAAGCTAGAGCTACTGGACCTAAGGAACAATAACTTCAGTGGAGCAATTCCAGAGGAAATAGGAAGATTACTATCATTAAAATACTTGTGTGTGAGCTATCCTtcgttttaattgttttgatggttTATGCTGTGTGGTTAACTAGACTGAGACAATTTCTTCCTTAGGTTGCTTAGAGACAATAAATTTGGGGGAAGCATTCCTCCGGAGATCAGGAGGCTTAACCTGCTTTATGAATTGCAATTTGATGGAAATCTTGCATCTGGTTCTACTACTGGAGTTAGCTGTGTCAATAGAAAACTTGGACATGGGTTAGTGACATTTTCCATCTTTCCTCATCAACGCTCATCTGCAAGTACAAGAGATTCTGCGCATGATGAATTGATTGCCAAACATGTCTAAGTTGAGTTATGGTTTTGGTGTTTATTGTGAGAAGTTATCACTAAAGTGAAGCACCTTTAACTCACTACCAAATATGGAGAGAGAAAAAGCTATTAGTCACACCTGACCAGTACCTCTCCAAGTGGTCATTGATTTTTCTGTCAATTTAGCAGACAAaagtctcttattttttctGTTGTTTGCACCCTGTCTAGCACAGGAAATACACATGAAAGCTATCTGACACAACAAATGTAGCATGGGGTGATTATAGACTTCATAGAAAGTGTAGTTTAAGCACTCGTACATACCAACTGTTGCTAGCTTAAATGGTTCGTTCTCTCCTATGTGTTGCATTAAGCATTATAAACTATGAACTTATGCAGTAAACCACTAACATTTGGAAGAGCATTGTGAatcccttttttatttgatgtttcaAACCAATCACTAAGTATCACTTTGTGAACTGAAGTTATTGAAGTTGAAGAGGGTGGTTGAGTTTAGTAATCTGTTTTTCAGATCTAAAATGTTGTCTTTTGCAGCACGTGGTGGAGCAGCTTCAACCAATTGAATGGAGCGAATTCATTCATATTCCCAATAAAAGGAGCCTTTATGCATTACTTGAATTCCTTCATGCTGCAACCGTAAGGAAATTAAAATGCTTACACATGCACAtgctcacacacacacacgtacaaTTCCTTCATGATGTATATGGATGCAGATAGTGATGGAGATATCCCACTTTTGACATGTTCGCATTGTAGTAGTGGTTGTTTGTGTGTTCTTTTTACTGACTTTTTACCTCCATTACAAGGTTCAAGCTTGGGAAGGATGCTCTGCATGGTTTTGGAGAAAATTGCTTCAATGAACCAGATAGTGAGTACAAAACATTCAGCAACCTTGAtttgtttgatattaatatttatacttGTGATGTGAGATAAATGTGATGCCTTTTGCACTGAGCAGGATCATCAGAGCAAGGCACAGTTCAAAATGTAGAGATTGTTGTCAATTTTGAGCGTCGCAGACTACTTGAACAGTCCAGTAACCTCCAAGCTGCACCTGCTAGTGGTGGGTCTTCCTCTCAACCAATTATTGCTCTTCCAACCACGCGAAGTAGTGGGTCTTTCCCTGCAATACCAAATGCAAAGAAGCATCAAGCTCAATCTCCTGTGTCATTGGATTCACCTGTCAGTCCTCCGCCCAGAGGGACTGAGCATTCAAGTCATTCTTCTGAAAAACCATCTATAGATCAAACTCCAATGAATGGAACTTCTGGAAATACATGGATGTATTTCCTAATAATTCCAATTGCAGGGGTCTTGGGCATTGTTGCAGTAGGCTTGCTGTTAATGTGCAGGAAACAAGTAGTGACGACCATAGGTCCATGGAAGACTGGTCTAAGTGGACAGTTGCAGAAAGCATTTGTTACAGGTGAACTCTGTACATtaagaaaaacgaaaaaaagaaaaaacctgatGACTTTATTATTGATCAGCAGGCTTATTTGATTGGGCTCTTTATTtaacaacattaataataacttaagttgtGTGATTTGGCCAACCTGATTGATTGAAGTGGTGGATTAGCTGTGAATTTTATTCTCACCCATAAGAATGTTATCTTAGGATGGTGGCACGTGTTTGGATGCCCGAGGGATAAGAGGTCTAGTATATTTAAGTTCTGCAGCATGGATGAGCCTTTAGTTTCGGAGGCATTCCTGAAAAATGACCTAGGAATGTCGAACATTTTATGAACATGTgaaattatttaatcaaattgtttattttggttgacATCTCATTCaactttattatttgattgCTACATTTAGAGTGGACTGTATGAAGTAAGTTCTCATTTTAATTGCTAGTTTAGCAAAATGAATTTCTGTCTTCATATGCATTTGATTGGTTCTGCCATTAACCGAGCTTGATAAACATTATAAGTTGCCTCTGATTGTGTCTGGTCCGGTCTTAAAGCATTATTGTTTATTCCATGGCCTTATATTTGTCCAATTTATTACAAACTTAACCAGCTAGTTATGTGAAATACAGGGGTTCCCAAGCTAAATCGATCAGAGCTGGAAACTGCCTGTGAGGATTTCAGCAATATCATTGATACTTTTAATGGTTTCACTGCGTACAAGGGAACACTGTCTA from the Populus nigra chromosome 9, ddPopNigr1.1, whole genome shotgun sequence genome contains:
- the LOC133703985 gene encoding protein MALE DISCOVERER 2-like isoform X1 → MRGRWNSIGFRILFLLVLTLSLENQCSWSLNDEGSVLLKFRARVDFDPFGALANWNPNDIDPCSWSGVHCVAGKVQILDLSGLSLQGTLAPELGKLVNLRSLVLYRNHFTGTIPKEIGELRKLELLDLRNNNFSGAIPEEIGRLLSLKYLLLRDNKFGGSIPPEIRRLNLLYELQFDGNLASGSTTGVSCVNRKLGHGTWWSSFNQLNGANSFIFPIKGAFMHYLNSFMLQPFKLGKDALHGFGENCFNEPDRSSEQGTVQNVEIVVNFERRRLLEQSSNLQAAPASGGSSSQPIIALPTTRSSGSFPAIPNAKKHQAQSPVSLDSPVSPPPRGTEHSSHSSEKPSIDQTPMNGTSGNTWMYFLIIPIAGVLGIVAVGLLLMCRKQVVTTIGPWKTGLSGQLQKAFVTGVPKLNRSELETACEDFSNIIDTFNGFTAYKGTLSSGVEISVASTAVTSSKDWSKSAEMAYRKKIETLSRINHKNFVNLIGYCEEDEPFNRMMVFEYAPNGSLFEHLHVEEMEHLDWNTRLRIIMGVAYCLQYMHHDLNPPIVHSKLCSRAIFLTDDYAAKIAEICFLPQATSNSKISGEMEDSLPPHVDLETNVYCFGVLLLEVISGKLPYSEEQGHLENWAAEYLNDKRSIGYMIDPSLKSFKNNELDVICEVIQQCIQSDPRHRPTMKEITSKLKEVISISPDQATPRLSPLWWAELEILSVEAT
- the LOC133703985 gene encoding protein MALE DISCOVERER 2-like isoform X2 yields the protein MRGRWNSIGFRILFLLVLTLSLENQCSWSLNDEGSVLLKFRARVDFDPFGALANWNPNDIDPCSWSGVHCVAGKVQILDLSGLSLQGTLAPELGKLVNLRSLVLYRNHFTGTIPKEIGELRKLELLDLRNNNFSGAIPEEIGRLLSLKYFTWWSSFNQLNGANSFIFPIKGAFMHYLNSFMLQPFKLGKDALHGFGENCFNEPDRSSEQGTVQNVEIVVNFERRRLLEQSSNLQAAPASGGSSSQPIIALPTTRSSGSFPAIPNAKKHQAQSPVSLDSPVSPPPRGTEHSSHSSEKPSIDQTPMNGTSGNTWMYFLIIPIAGVLGIVAVGLLLMCRKQVVTTIGPWKTGLSGQLQKAFVTGVPKLNRSELETACEDFSNIIDTFNGFTAYKGTLSSGVEISVASTAVTSSKDWSKSAEMAYRKKIETLSRINHKNFVNLIGYCEEDEPFNRMMVFEYAPNGSLFEHLHVEEMEHLDWNTRLRIIMGVAYCLQYMHHDLNPPIVHSKLCSRAIFLTDDYAAKIAEICFLPQATSNSKISGEMEDSLPPHVDLETNVYCFGVLLLEVISGKLPYSEEQGHLENWAAEYLNDKRSIGYMIDPSLKSFKNNELDVICEVIQQCIQSDPRHRPTMKEITSKLKEVISISPDQATPRLSPLWWAELEILSVEAT
- the LOC133703985 gene encoding protein MALE DISCOVERER 2-like isoform X3, giving the protein MVWCSLRRGKGANTCTCRDLSGLSLQGTLAPELGKLVNLRSLVLYRNHFTGTIPKEIGELRKLELLDLRNNNFSGAIPEEIGRLLSLKYLLLRDNKFGGSIPPEIRRLNLLYELQFDGNLASGSTTGVSCVNRKLGHGTWWSSFNQLNGANSFIFPIKGAFMHYLNSFMLQPFKLGKDALHGFGENCFNEPDRSSEQGTVQNVEIVVNFERRRLLEQSSNLQAAPASGGSSSQPIIALPTTRSSGSFPAIPNAKKHQAQSPVSLDSPVSPPPRGTEHSSHSSEKPSIDQTPMNGTSGNTWMYFLIIPIAGVLGIVAVGLLLMCRKQVVTTIGPWKTGLSGQLQKAFVTGVPKLNRSELETACEDFSNIIDTFNGFTAYKGTLSSGVEISVASTAVTSSKDWSKSAEMAYRKKIETLSRINHKNFVNLIGYCEEDEPFNRMMVFEYAPNGSLFEHLHVEEMEHLDWNTRLRIIMGVAYCLQYMHHDLNPPIVHSKLCSRAIFLTDDYAAKIAEICFLPQATSNSKISGEMEDSLPPHVDLETNVYCFGVLLLEVISGKLPYSEEQGHLENWAAEYLNDKRSIGYMIDPSLKSFKNNELDVICEVIQQCIQSDPRHRPTMKEITSKLKEVISISPDQATPRLSPLWWAELEILSVEAT